From a region of the Ignisphaera sp. genome:
- the metG gene encoding methionine--tRNA ligase subunit beta, whose translation MSTNSLIEDKNNVHELIDIEFFKKIDLRVGLIRNAEHIPGSKKLIKLIVDLGSEVRQIIAGLAEWYNPEDLVNKYVIVVANLKPRKLMGYESQGMILATCSKGKPSILTVMEPVEPGSKVC comes from the coding sequence ATGAGCACCAACAGTCTCATTGAAGATAAAAACAATGTGCATGAGTTGATTGATATAGAGTTTTTCAAGAAAATAGATTTAAGGGTTGGTTTAATTAGAAATGCTGAACATATACCAGGCTCAAAGAAGTTGATAAAACTGATTGTAGATCTAGGTTCAGAAGTAAGACAAATTATAGCTGGTCTAGCTGAATGGTACAATCCTGAAGATCTTGTTAACAAATATGTTATCGTTGTAGCTAATTTGAAGCCTAGAAAGTTAATGGGTTATGAGAGTCAAGGAATGATTCTAGCTACGTGTAGTAAAGGTAAACCAAGTATATTAACGGTAATGGAACCTGTAGAGCCAGGTTCAAAGGTATGCTAG
- the ileS gene encoding isoleucine--tRNA ligase: MSLEELVSPSIKGRYDPISVEKWVMDFWKRHRIYEKVKKEKCRNDNKKLFRFLEGPPTTNGFMHVGHARGRTYKDVVLRYARLKDYCVWDQAGWDTQGLPVELEVERNLRFKTKKDIEVYGVDRFVQECQKIVDFYISQWRKGSERLGLWLDYDNAYETRNPKYIEVVWRFLKKAWEKGYLYEDFRVVPICPRCETALSSHEVAQGYNTVEDPSLFFKVKLVDEENTYLIAWTTTPWTIIDNEAIAVNPNEIYLKLRVGNEIWIVAEKRLRALISEAKINGYEVIEALKGSQLFNKKYIHPLLEEVPAHINHEPLNHRILLADWVSMEEGTGIVHIAPAHGPEDFELCKKYGINVFNSLQKNGVFNELAGKYRGLWFKEANSIVIEDLRRKNLVVHVGVLQHEYPHCWRCETPLMFYADKQWFIKIEPIKNTMLRENEKVTWYPEWAGKRFSDWIENARDWCISRERYWGTPLPIWTCSFCGYRVAVESIEEIKKLSKTSEAPKDVHRPWIDKIVFRCPRCGNDMYREPYVVDVWMDSGVAHTASLVQINEEYRFNELFPYDWITEAVDQTRGWFYTLLFTSIIMHNAVPYKTILCQGHVLDKYGKKMSKSRGNVVWALDFMEKNGADSLRLYLLSKSAPWDSINFDPDEVKDVKRILDILWNSVNFAKTYMDLDRWSAVSIEEDLKHLKAEDYWFIYELYMMINDIDKHITSGDLHLATRRLLNFIVDVLSHKYITVIRPRVWLEEEAPQKRSAYAILFMVLTALIKVLAPFAPYVSEYLYQAFIKKYAKENEVKESVHIEVLPTIPENLLNKKLWECVSTLFRLSEEVLATRSKYGIKRRWPLKRVMIITNDADKNLYEKAIDVVKTYANVKEILVYSSTESIDTSGLIEIDLKYLKGYVDITVDEDLLHEGFVRDIVRRIQMLRKERSLPVDYVLNKVSIYTESEAIRRAVTKFREYIARETRAKEVVLVTSRPSNSIEFDIEDQKIYIAIEL; encoded by the coding sequence TTGTCTTTAGAAGAATTAGTATCACCATCTATAAAGGGACGTTATGACCCTATATCTGTAGAGAAATGGGTGATGGATTTCTGGAAACGACATAGAATATATGAGAAAGTCAAGAAAGAAAAATGCAGAAATGATAATAAGAAGTTATTCAGATTCCTCGAAGGTCCTCCAACAACTAATGGATTCATGCATGTAGGACATGCTAGAGGACGTACCTATAAAGATGTTGTACTTCGTTATGCTAGACTCAAGGACTACTGTGTATGGGATCAAGCTGGATGGGATACGCAAGGACTACCCGTAGAACTTGAAGTTGAGAGAAACTTGAGGTTTAAGACGAAAAAGGATATAGAGGTTTATGGTGTTGATAGATTCGTTCAAGAGTGTCAGAAAATTGTGGATTTCTATATAAGTCAGTGGAGAAAAGGTAGTGAAAGGCTTGGACTATGGCTAGATTACGATAATGCTTATGAGACAAGGAACCCCAAATACATAGAGGTTGTATGGAGATTTCTGAAAAAAGCATGGGAAAAAGGTTATCTATACGAGGATTTTAGGGTTGTACCAATATGCCCTAGATGTGAAACGGCACTAAGTTCTCATGAAGTAGCTCAAGGATATAACACAGTAGAGGATCCTAGTCTCTTCTTTAAAGTGAAGCTAGTTGACGAAGAAAATACATACCTTATAGCATGGACAACAACCCCCTGGACTATTATAGATAATGAAGCTATAGCTGTTAATCCAAATGAGATATATCTAAAGCTTAGGGTAGGAAATGAGATATGGATTGTAGCTGAGAAGAGATTAAGAGCATTAATCTCTGAAGCAAAAATAAATGGTTATGAGGTTATTGAAGCACTTAAAGGTTCACAACTATTTAATAAGAAGTATATTCATCCATTACTAGAAGAAGTTCCTGCGCATATAAATCATGAACCTCTGAATCACAGAATTTTGTTAGCTGATTGGGTTAGCATGGAAGAAGGAACAGGTATAGTACATATAGCTCCTGCCCACGGTCCCGAAGATTTTGAATTATGTAAAAAATATGGCATAAATGTATTCAATAGTCTACAGAAAAATGGTGTTTTTAATGAATTGGCTGGCAAATATAGAGGGCTATGGTTTAAGGAAGCCAATAGCATTGTAATTGAAGATCTAAGAAGAAAGAATCTTGTTGTACATGTGGGGGTTCTTCAGCACGAATATCCGCATTGTTGGAGATGTGAAACACCACTAATGTTCTATGCAGATAAACAGTGGTTTATAAAGATAGAGCCTATCAAGAACACTATGTTGCGTGAGAATGAAAAGGTTACATGGTATCCTGAGTGGGCGGGAAAAAGATTTTCTGATTGGATAGAGAATGCTAGAGACTGGTGTATATCTAGAGAGAGGTATTGGGGTACACCTTTGCCTATATGGACATGCAGCTTCTGTGGATATAGGGTTGCTGTAGAAAGTATTGAAGAAATAAAGAAGCTCTCAAAAACAAGTGAAGCTCCAAAAGATGTGCATAGACCGTGGATCGATAAAATTGTGTTTAGATGTCCTAGATGTGGAAACGATATGTATAGGGAACCTTATGTAGTAGATGTATGGATGGATAGTGGTGTAGCACATACAGCTTCACTAGTACAAATAAACGAAGAGTATCGATTCAATGAGCTGTTTCCGTATGACTGGATTACAGAAGCTGTTGATCAAACAAGAGGATGGTTCTATACCCTGTTGTTTACATCTATAATTATGCATAATGCAGTGCCCTATAAGACAATATTGTGTCAAGGTCATGTACTAGATAAGTATGGTAAGAAAATGAGTAAGAGCAGAGGTAATGTTGTATGGGCTTTAGACTTTATGGAGAAAAACGGTGCAGATTCTCTAAGGCTGTATCTATTATCTAAATCTGCTCCATGGGATAGTATAAACTTTGATCCTGATGAAGTTAAAGACGTGAAGAGAATACTAGATATACTATGGAATTCAGTTAATTTTGCTAAAACGTATATGGATCTAGACAGATGGAGTGCTGTATCAATAGAAGAGGATCTTAAGCATCTTAAGGCAGAAGATTACTGGTTCATATACGAACTCTATATGATGATTAACGATATTGATAAACACATAACCTCAGGAGATCTGCATTTGGCTACAAGAAGGTTATTGAACTTCATAGTCGACGTATTGAGCCACAAATACATAACCGTTATAAGACCTAGAGTCTGGCTTGAAGAAGAAGCTCCACAGAAAAGATCTGCTTACGCTATATTGTTCATGGTGCTTACAGCACTCATCAAAGTGTTGGCACCCTTTGCACCTTATGTATCGGAGTACTTGTATCAAGCATTTATTAAAAAATATGCGAAAGAAAATGAAGTTAAGGAAAGTGTTCATATCGAGGTACTTCCAACAATTCCAGAAAATCTGCTCAATAAGAAGTTATGGGAATGTGTATCAACGTTATTTAGGTTATCTGAAGAGGTCCTAGCTACAAGATCTAAATATGGGATCAAGAGGCGATGGCCATTAAAGAGAGTGATGATAATAACGAATGATGCTGATAAGAACCTCTACGAGAAGGCTATAGATGTTGTGAAAACATATGCTAATGTTAAGGAGATACTTGTTTACAGCAGTACCGAGAGTATAGATACCTCTGGGTTAATCGAGATAGACCTTAAGTACTTAAAGGGGTACGTAGACATTACAGTGGATGAAGATTTACTGCATGAAGGGTTTGTGAGAGATATCGTTAGGAGGATTCAAATGTTACGTAAGGAAAGGAGCCTTCCTGTAGATTATGTACTCAACAAGGTATCTATATATACAGAATCTGAAGCCATACGCAGAGCTGTAACTAAATTTAGAGAGTATATAGCTAGAGAAACAAGAGCTAAGGAAGTAGTATTAGTAACTTCGAGACCTAGTAACTCTATAGAATTCGATATAGAAGATCAGAAAATATACATAGCCATAGAGCTGTAA
- a CDS encoding DUF359 domain-containing protein, which produces MRLYILPNNLRKILAELHVYAEGSLTVVIGSREYVGLSLRAKLYCDLHRVAVIGDTVCYTFLKFVGIPRICVIDGKSLRIPINYMAEIMECYDCVTRCSNPPGTISQECLDVLNNAINSHRRCLIIVNGEEDLLVLATALNTHKITYIVYGIPSKGVAVIDGEKFIETAINLFSQFKS; this is translated from the coding sequence ATGAGACTTTATATTCTTCCAAACAATCTAAGGAAGATTTTGGCAGAATTACATGTGTATGCTGAAGGCTCATTAACTGTTGTTATAGGTTCCAGGGAATATGTAGGTCTTTCGCTAAGAGCTAAGCTGTATTGTGATTTACATAGGGTAGCTGTTATCGGAGACACCGTTTGCTATACTTTTCTTAAGTTTGTTGGTATACCAAGAATATGTGTAATTGACGGGAAATCCCTTAGAATACCTATAAATTATATGGCTGAAATTATGGAATGCTACGATTGTGTAACCCGTTGCTCAAATCCTCCAGGTACGATCTCTCAAGAGTGTCTTGATGTATTGAATAACGCGATCAATTCACATCGTCGATGTTTAATTATAGTAAATGGTGAAGAAGATCTTTTAGTGTTAGCTACGGCTTTAAATACTCATAAAATTACATACATTGTCTATGGAATTCCATCTAAAGGTGTAGCAGTAATAGATGGTGAGAAATTCATAGAAACAGCTATAAATCTATTTTCACAATTCAAATCTTAG
- the hypA gene encoding hydrogenase nickel incorporation protein HypA, with protein MHEWALAEGIVEALVRRAKEVGVNRFSRLKIILGELQQIDREILKYALDELLKLTRNSLDINVDNIVFEKENVVLQCSRCGYIWRPALDILDESVKECIHFIPEVIHVYISCPQCNSHDFSIVGGRGIAIEIS; from the coding sequence ATGCATGAGTGGGCCTTAGCCGAAGGAATTGTAGAAGCATTAGTAAGAAGAGCTAAAGAAGTTGGTGTAAACAGATTCAGTAGGCTCAAGATAATTTTGGGAGAATTGCAGCAAATAGATAGAGAAATACTTAAGTACGCTCTTGATGAGTTACTCAAATTGACTAGAAATTCTCTAGATATTAATGTTGATAATATTGTTTTTGAAAAAGAGAATGTGGTTTTGCAATGCTCCAGATGTGGCTACATATGGAGACCAGCTCTAGATATTCTTGATGAATCTGTTAAAGAATGTATACATTTCATTCCAGAAGTAATTCATGTATATATCTCATGCCCTCAATGTAACTCACATGACTTCAGTATTGTCGGTGGACGAGGTATAGCTATCGAGATAAGTTGA
- a CDS encoding P-loop NTPase, with the protein MTIDPRIFLASSRLSVFKYIVPVLSPKGGVGKSTVATALSLVLTDSFGTVSLVDLDINNPTAHIILGVDAGSLKIEEDKGILPIKLFDSRLEFMSITLFTRDKLVPLRGRDISNAILEILAITRWSGKVLIVDTPPGFSDEVMDLMRIKSIIKPIIVSTTDKLSLYSASRLIELLKSEDIDILGIVGNMCKSGDIHILETYLQRDDVIACIPKIDGFDKLYGRIDTIYELFKQHLMKVVKVLITR; encoded by the coding sequence ATGACCATAGACCCCAGAATCTTCTTAGCTTCAAGTAGATTATCTGTATTTAAGTATATAGTTCCGGTACTAAGTCCTAAGGGAGGTGTAGGTAAGTCTACAGTAGCTACGGCTCTTTCTCTAGTATTAACCGACAGCTTTGGAACAGTATCTCTGGTGGATCTAGATATCAATAACCCAACAGCTCACATCATTCTGGGGGTAGATGCCGGTTCACTAAAGATAGAAGAAGATAAAGGAATACTTCCTATAAAACTATTCGATTCTAGACTCGAGTTCATGTCCATAACACTATTTACAAGAGATAAACTTGTACCATTGAGAGGTAGAGATATATCCAATGCTATTCTAGAAATCTTAGCAATCACCAGATGGAGTGGCAAGGTATTGATTGTAGATACACCTCCAGGATTTTCAGATGAGGTTATGGATTTGATGCGCATAAAAAGCATTATCAAGCCGATCATTGTATCAACAACAGATAAGCTTTCCTTATACTCAGCAAGCAGATTGATTGAGCTCTTAAAGAGTGAGGATATAGATATCTTAGGTATTGTAGGAAATATGTGTAAAAGTGGTGATATCCATATCTTAGAAACCTATCTACAGAGAGATGATGTTATAGCTTGTATACCAAAAATAGATGGATTTGATAAACTGTACGGACGTATAGACACCATATATGAATTATTTAAACAGCACCTTATGAAAGTAGTGAAGGTATTGATAACCAGATGA
- a CDS encoding hydrogenase maturation protease, which produces MVEIVKKEDICKFIHNMLKNSYTIVCIGTYLRSDDRVALELCNTINIHNITTISCEHGLENCIHEIIEKKLSKLAIFDAAIIEGAELDGIAILSLDELEDTHGVSLSSHSIPMNTIVRYLKDELNNVDILFIAIPVKNLDIGLEMSPEVKSLLEDVVKCFTYN; this is translated from the coding sequence ATGGTAGAGATAGTTAAGAAGGAAGATATATGTAAGTTTATACACAACATGTTAAAGAACTCGTATACAATTGTGTGTATAGGAACATACCTAAGATCAGATGATAGAGTAGCTCTAGAACTATGCAACACCATCAATATACATAATATTACTACTATATCATGTGAACATGGGCTTGAAAATTGTATACATGAAATAATTGAGAAAAAACTATCGAAACTAGCTATATTTGATGCAGCTATAATAGAAGGAGCGGAACTAGATGGTATAGCCATTCTCTCATTAGATGAATTAGAAGATACTCATGGGGTTTCGTTATCATCGCATTCTATACCTATGAACACAATAGTGAGATATCTAAAGGATGAGTTAAACAATGTTGATATCTTATTCATAGCTATACCTGTTAAGAATTTGGATATAGGTTTGGAGATGTCTCCTGAGGTTAAGAGTCTTTTAGAAGATGTAGTTAAATGCTTTACATATAACTAA
- a CDS encoding NAD(P)-binding protein, which translates to MDVAIVGAGISGILTGYTLSRNRRICRVDIFEKRKDVSPRRHCTGLVSRSTLKRMPFADKFIVNSYSCINIVMFEGTDFNIYLEKDAVYKIDRVAHESYLIDIVRDKGIEVRFNNNVTSLEKINEKIHVISVGSITKNELYDIVIVAEGFPSRLAKLAGLKSYRECLKGFQVEVFFSRKTSNLAIDNLYVATSFKRFLSEFGWFVPISDRKAVIGVALPSGNVLNSVYVYMKFFEKKFGIEISKIENGYGGAILRGYPIDIVKKDFLGIGDAIGAVKSISGGGLYAISILSKIYGENIHRNDLIKEKVEMLINELKKQYRVYYILYRTFSKINMNWTKIFKKVSIDIGNEYYYDHHEGILTKAVLSLFK; encoded by the coding sequence ATGGATGTAGCGATAGTTGGAGCAGGAATTTCAGGTATCCTAACGGGGTACACCTTATCAAGAAATAGGAGGATATGTAGAGTAGATATTTTTGAGAAAAGAAAGGATGTTTCTCCAAGAAGACATTGTACTGGCCTTGTTTCGAGGAGCACATTAAAGCGTATGCCTTTTGCTGATAAGTTTATTGTAAATAGTTATAGTTGCATTAACATAGTGATGTTTGAGGGAACAGATTTCAATATATATTTAGAGAAGGATGCGGTATATAAAATTGATAGAGTTGCTCATGAATCTTATCTAATTGACATAGTTAGAGACAAAGGTATTGAAGTTAGATTCAATAATAACGTTACTAGTCTAGAGAAGATTAACGAGAAAATTCATGTAATATCGGTAGGTAGTATCACTAAGAATGAGTTATACGATATTGTGATTGTTGCAGAAGGTTTTCCCTCTAGGCTAGCTAAATTAGCTGGATTAAAATCCTACAGAGAATGCTTAAAAGGATTTCAGGTAGAGGTATTTTTTAGTAGAAAGACCAGCAACTTGGCCATAGACAATCTATATGTTGCTACGTCATTTAAAAGATTTTTGTCTGAATTTGGATGGTTCGTACCTATATCAGATAGAAAGGCTGTAATAGGTGTAGCGTTACCTAGTGGAAATGTTCTTAATAGTGTCTATGTGTACATGAAATTTTTCGAGAAAAAATTCGGTATAGAGATATCAAAAATAGAGAACGGTTATGGTGGAGCTATTTTAAGGGGATACCCAATAGATATTGTAAAAAAGGACTTTCTAGGCATTGGTGATGCTATTGGAGCTGTAAAGAGCATTAGCGGTGGTGGACTCTATGCTATATCTATTCTCTCAAAAATCTATGGAGAAAATATACACAGAAATGATTTAATTAAAGAGAAGGTAGAGATGTTAATAAACGAGCTTAAGAAACAATACAGAGTTTACTATATTTTGTACAGAACCTTTAGCAAAATCAACATGAACTGGACAAAAATCTTTAAAAAAGTATCGATAGACATAGGTAATGAGTACTATTATGATCACCATGAAGGAATATTGACTAAAGCAGTTTTAAGCCTATTCAAATAG
- the dph5 gene encoding diphthine synthase, translated as MIRFVGLGLSLEQLAIGAILRLLKCRKVYIDVYTNLWFPSIDELARVLKEHGIDVIMAYRKDLEGYSISKIVREASEFDVCIATAGDPMIATTHVAIAVEAARNGVELEIFPSTSILNAAMSLSCLQMYRFGKTVTVVKPKDGIVYEYPIHVIKINRSLGLHTLILLEVDIEKDYFMTPKDAITVLLYIQRLLGEEVLSEDDVVVILKAIGSPKCEIKIRTIKEVLKEYFDKTVYTLIIPAKKLHSIEEDCLRTIEKLKTYQTINVDTFRNIVKFMAI; from the coding sequence ATGATTAGATTCGTAGGGCTAGGATTATCATTAGAGCAACTAGCTATAGGAGCGATACTCAGGCTCTTAAAATGCAGAAAAGTTTATATCGATGTATACACGAACCTGTGGTTTCCCTCCATAGACGAGCTTGCTAGAGTTTTAAAGGAGCATGGTATTGATGTGATTATGGCTTATAGAAAGGATCTCGAAGGCTATAGTATCTCTAAGATCGTGAGAGAAGCTTCGGAATTTGATGTCTGTATAGCTACAGCTGGAGATCCCATGATAGCAACAACACATGTAGCTATAGCAGTTGAAGCTGCAAGAAATGGTGTGGAGCTAGAGATTTTTCCCTCTACATCTATACTTAATGCTGCAATGTCTTTAAGCTGTTTACAGATGTATAGATTTGGAAAGACTGTAACAGTAGTTAAACCAAAGGATGGTATAGTATATGAATACCCCATACACGTTATAAAGATTAATAGATCTCTTGGTCTACATACACTAATTCTTCTGGAAGTAGATATAGAGAAAGACTACTTCATGACTCCTAAGGATGCTATAACTGTTCTGCTATATATTCAAAGACTACTAGGAGAGGAGGTACTAAGTGAAGATGATGTAGTAGTAATACTAAAAGCTATCGGTAGCCCTAAATGTGAAATAAAGATTAGAACTATCAAAGAAGTGCTTAAAGAGTATTTTGATAAAACTGTATATACATTAATCATACCGGCAAAAAAGCTTCACTCAATTGAAGAAGATTGTCTAAGGACTATTGAGAAGCTCAAGACATATCAGACAATAAATGTAGATACCTTCAGAAATATTGTTAAATTTATGGCTATCTAA
- a CDS encoding HD domain-containing protein, whose translation MNPSDIRVRNIVKRIYDEVHGYIELSDIELDIVNASIFQRLRYVKQLATAWYVYPGATHTRFSHSLGAMHIAGLIASKFYTLGYIYDVDDIQLLRLAALLHDVGHTPFSHAIEPFYRHRLNINHEDISRVIISESSELRDVLSKHGFDYKEILALLEGRYKEPLYNQLLSSDIDIDRMDYLIRDALHTGVTYGMIDIHRIIATISVDGDGNIAVLDKGIDSIDNFYLARMHMYRAVYYHKTLVGYELMLRKIYEYLCNNYSDQLLFKSLQDIAKAIRNGDIAYWNDEWLSGLMIQVYRSRSVSKELIELIDSFFKRKGYKIIIDRSSFGNTQLDVSNDADVQMIRHITSIVRGIVEEYQMAPFVDDIKIIDEDPHIVPRIISGKKSIPITMIETSIVKYIPRRYHIKRLYVLNSEWSKVYNALRSRGIIE comes from the coding sequence GTGAATCCTAGTGATATCAGAGTACGTAATATAGTTAAACGAATATATGATGAGGTACACGGATATATAGAGTTATCTGATATAGAACTAGATATCGTGAATGCCTCCATTTTTCAGAGACTTAGATATGTCAAACAGCTTGCAACTGCATGGTATGTATATCCAGGTGCAACACACACACGTTTTAGTCATAGCTTGGGCGCCATGCATATAGCAGGTCTTATAGCATCTAAATTCTATACGCTTGGATACATATATGACGTAGACGATATACAGCTTCTACGTTTAGCCGCATTACTTCACGATGTGGGTCACACACCTTTTAGTCACGCTATAGAGCCATTCTATAGACATAGACTCAACATAAATCATGAAGATATATCTAGAGTCATAATAAGTGAGAGTTCTGAATTAAGAGATGTGTTATCAAAACATGGTTTCGATTATAAAGAGATATTGGCTCTTTTAGAGGGAAGGTATAAAGAGCCTCTATATAATCAGCTTCTCTCTAGTGATATAGATATAGATAGAATGGACTATTTGATACGTGATGCACTTCATACCGGTGTAACCTATGGAATGATAGATATACACAGGATAATAGCTACAATAAGTGTTGATGGTGATGGAAATATAGCCGTTCTCGATAAAGGTATAGATTCCATCGATAACTTCTATCTAGCCAGAATGCATATGTATAGAGCTGTATACTATCATAAAACTCTTGTAGGATACGAGCTTATGCTTAGGAAAATCTATGAATATCTATGTAACAATTATTCAGATCAGCTCCTATTTAAGTCTCTTCAAGATATAGCTAAAGCAATTAGAAACGGTGATATAGCTTACTGGAATGATGAATGGTTATCAGGATTAATGATACAAGTATATAGGTCTAGATCAGTATCTAAGGAGCTTATAGAACTTATAGACTCTTTTTTCAAAAGGAAAGGCTACAAAATAATTATAGATAGATCAAGTTTTGGGAACACCCAGCTCGATGTTAGTAATGATGCTGATGTCCAGATGATACGTCACATAACCTCTATTGTGAGAGGTATAGTTGAAGAATACCAAATGGCGCCCTTTGTCGATGATATAAAGATAATCGATGAGGATCCCCATATAGTGCCTAGAATTATTTCGGGTAAGAAGTCTATACCAATAACAATGATTGAGACAAGCATTGTAAAGTATATTCCACGAAGATACCACATAAAGAGATTATATGTATTGAATAGTGAATGGAGTAAGGTGTATAACGCATTAAGATCTCGAGGTATAATTGAATGA
- the tmk gene encoding dTMP kinase, with amino-acid sequence MYSRRKGFFVVIEGIDGSGKTTIAKKLVEELKSMGYRAEYTYEPFASPFSQALKQYIDTYGGAEPEIETLTMALDRLYHIKKVVLPLLNEGFIVVSDRYLYSSIAYQGARGIDLDWIYIVNRYAIEPDVAIYLRVPFDIAIERKKQKESKWSYFEDIERLKKAQDIYEKLVLLNKLVPVDASRKVNDVVNECLNIIFDHLDKRKPQT; translated from the coding sequence ATGTATAGTCGTAGAAAAGGATTTTTTGTAGTTATAGAAGGAATAGATGGGTCAGGAAAAACAACCATAGCTAAAAAACTTGTTGAAGAACTTAAATCTATGGGCTATAGAGCTGAATATACATATGAACCATTTGCATCACCTTTCTCACAAGCTCTTAAACAATACATCGATACATATGGAGGTGCAGAACCAGAAATAGAGACACTCACAATGGCTCTAGACAGACTGTATCACATTAAGAAAGTTGTACTACCTCTTCTTAACGAAGGATTTATTGTTGTTAGCGATAGGTATTTGTATTCGTCTATAGCTTATCAAGGTGCTCGTGGAATTGATCTAGATTGGATATACATAGTCAATAGATACGCTATAGAACCTGATGTAGCGATATACTTGAGGGTACCATTTGATATAGCTATAGAGAGAAAAAAACAGAAAGAATCTAAATGGAGCTATTTTGAAGATATAGAACGGTTAAAAAAAGCTCAAGATATATATGAGAAGCTTGTATTATTGAACAAATTGGTACCTGTAGACGCTTCACGTAAAGTTAATGATGTAGTAAACGAGTGTTTGAACATTATTTTCGATCATCTTGATAAAAGAAAACCTCAAACCTGA
- a CDS encoding DUF126 domain-containing protein has translation MFSRYCMKLENDIMNTIEGEVVKVSVISFLGDIDREKGTIISKDSGCFGCSIKNKILVVERFRGSTVGTYVLYSLCRKGLAPKAIISIEPDPVVVAGAALCGIPLIYGISENFLSSISTDDKIRIEMDKGANEVCIVVEKDFL, from the coding sequence ATGTTTAGTAGATATTGCATGAAGTTAGAGAATGATATCATGAACACTATCGAAGGTGAAGTTGTAAAGGTTTCTGTAATATCGTTTCTAGGTGATATTGATAGAGAGAAAGGAACCATAATATCTAAAGATAGTGGCTGTTTTGGTTGTAGTATAAAGAACAAGATCCTAGTGGTTGAAAGATTTAGAGGTAGTACTGTAGGAACCTATGTACTCTATTCGTTATGTAGAAAAGGTTTAGCGCCAAAAGCTATAATATCGATTGAACCAGATCCTGTTGTAGTTGCTGGTGCAGCTCTTTGTGGAATTCCACTAATTTACGGTATCTCAGAAAACTTTCTTTCCTCTATTTCTACAGATGATAAAATAAGAATCGAAATGGATAAGGGTGCAAACGAGGTATGTATAGTCGTAGAAAAGGATTTTTTGTAG